The nucleotide sequence TTACCGTTAACACGCTCTGCACTTTCTTTTACAGCACGCATTTCAACTTCTGTTATACCAGACGGAATACAAATAACCATTCTTAATGCCGGTGTAAACATTTTCTTTTTTAATGCAGGAATTTCTTTAATGAACATACTGATCATCTTTTCACTGGCATCAAAATCTGCAATTACACCATCTTTAAGCGGGCGAATTGTTTTAATATTTTCATGGGTTTTCCCCTGCATCATGGCAGCTTCTTTTCCCACGGCAATAATCTTTCCCGTAGTTCTGTCACGGGCTACAATAGAAGGGCTATCCACAACAACTTTGTCGTTGTGTATTACCAAGGTGTTTGCTGTTCCTAAATCTATTGCTATTTCTTCAATGAGAAAATCAAAAAATCCCATAGTATTTTATGTAAGTTGAGGTTAGGTAAATGTAATGAAATTAATGTTTAAAATGGCGTGTTCCCGTCATTACCATCGAGATGTTGTTCTCGTTGCAATAATCTACACTCAATTGATCTTTTATAGATCCTCCCGGCTGAATAACCGCAGATATTCCTTCATTTCCTGCAATTTCTACACAGTCTGGAAATGGGAAAAATGCATCACTCGCCATAACGGCTCCTTTTAGATCAAAATTAAAAGAGTTTGCTTTATCTATACTTTGGCGTAATGCGTCTACTCTAGAGGTTTGTCCGGTTCCGCTGGCCAGTAGTTGTTTATTTTTTGCTAGTACGATTGTGTTAGATTTGGTATGCTTGCAGATCTTAGAAGCAAATATCAAATCATTTAACTCTTCAGAACTTGGTTTATTGTTGGTGGCAGTTGTTAAATCTTCAAGAGCATCGGTTTTATTATCTCTGTCTTGTACTAAAACTCCATTTAAACAAGTTCTAACCATGTTCTCTGGTAAAGCTACATCTTTAAGAATCAATAATATTCTATTTTTCTTTCCTTTTAAAATCTCTTCAGCTTCAGTAGAAAAAGAAGGTGCAATGACCACTTCACAGAACAACTGGTGAATTTCTTCTGCAGTTGGTTTATCTATTTCCTTGTTGCTAATTAAAACACCGCCAAATGCAGAAACCGGATCTCCGGCCAAAGCATCCATATACGCTTGGTGCAATGTTTCTCTTTGCGCAAGTCCGCATGCATTATTGTGCTTTAAAATCGCAAAAGTTGGAGCGTCATTTTTAAACTCATTCATCAAGTTTACAGCAGCATCTACATCCAACAAGTTGTTATACGATAATTCTTTACCGTGCAATTGTTCGAAAACCTCATCAAAATCTCCAAAGAAAGTACCTTTTTGATGTGGATTTTCGCCATATCTAAGTTCTTTACCTTGTAAAAAGCTTTGTTTAAAAACATTTTCTTTGGAATTGAAAAAGCTGAAAATAGCAGTATCATAATGTGAAGAAACTTTAAAAGCTTTACCTGCAAATTTCTTGCGGTCTGCTAGGTTAGTTTCACCATTCTTTTCATTCAACAAATCTAAGAATTCGCTATAATCATCAACTGAAGATACACAGGTTACATCTTTAAAATTTTTTGCTGCAGCACGAATTAGTGAAATTCCGCCTATATCTATTTTTTCAATGATATCTTCTTCAGAAGCTCCAGATGCAACAGTTTTTTCAAATGGATATAGATCTACAATTACGATATCTATTTGAGGGATCTCAAATTGCGCCATCTCTTCAACATCTCCATCATGATCCTGTCTATTTAAAATTCCGCCAAAAACCTTTGGATGTAAGGTTTTAACTCTTCCTCCTAAAATAGAAGGATAAGAAGTAACATCTTCTACAGGGATTACGTTGATCCCTAGATCTTTAATAAATTTTTCGGTACCACCTGTAGAATAGATAGTAACGCCTAACTCATCTAGTTTTTGTGCAATGGGAGCCAAACCTTCTTTACTGAATACAGAAATTAGGGCTGATTTCGCCAATTTTAAATCGCTCATTGTGTTGTGTTTGTTAAGGATGCAAAAGTAATTAAATCACTATAAAATTTAGAGATCTAAACTTTTATTTCTTAAAAAAAATGTAACGAAAAAGTTCTGCCGGCGTCTTATCTTTAATCGATGCAAAACACCTGATTTTACTATGCTGATTTATCTAAGGGTCTTAAAGGAAAGTTTTTATTTTGCTATTAATGCATTACGAAACAATAAGTTGCGAACCTTTCTATCGCTACTAGGCGTTACTATTGGGATTTTCTCGATTATTGCGGTTCTCGCTGCGGTAGATTCTTTAGAGCGAAATATCAAAGGAAGTTTGAGTTCTTTGGATAATAGCACCATTATTTTAATGCGATTCTCTTTTGGTCCTACAGATATTCCTCGTTGGAAAACTCAGCAATTTCCAGATGTTACTTATGATGAATATCAATATTTGAAACGAAGCATGCCAGATATGAAAGCGGCAAGTTTTGTAATGAATGTGCCAAGAGAAACTTTAAAATATGGAGATAATACTGTTACCTCTGTAGATCTTGGTGCTATAACTAGCGAGTATTATGAGATTGAATCCTTACAACTTGCAGAAGGTAGATTTTTTAACGAATCTGAATCTGTAAGTGGTTCTCCGGTAATTGTATTAGGAGATGAAATAGCTACCAATCTTTTTGGAGATCTAGATCCTTTAGGAAAGGAAATTAGGCTTTATGGTAGGAAGTTCTCTGTAATTGGCGTTCTTAAAAAAGAAGGAACCAGTCTTTTTGGAAATTCTAAAGATGGGCAGGTGTTTCTTCCAGTAAATATTACCAGAAGAATTTATGGCGATAATAACAAATCTACATTTCCACAGATCATCATCAAACCTGGTGAAGATGCAGATAGTGCAGAGTTTATGGCCATTCTTACTCAGAAACTTCGAACGTATCGCGGCTTAAAACCAGATGAAATCAGCAATTTCTTTGTAAATCAGTTAAAAGGGCTTACAGATTTTATAGATAACATCACTGGGCAGATGAATTTTATTGGCTTAATTATTAGTGGCTTCTCTTTATTAGTGGGAGGTTTTGGAATAGCCAATATTATGTTTGTTAGTGTAAAAGAAAGAACTAATCTTATAGGGATCCAAAAATCTCTAGGAGCAAAAAATAGATTCATCTTATCTCAATTTTTATTTGAAGCCGTGATATTGGCAGTTATTGGAGGTCTTATCGGCCTTTTCCTAGTATGGATAATTTCTATAGTTGCCTCGCAATTCACCGGAGAGTTTGAATTTGTACTTT is from Gillisia sp. Hel1_33_143 and encodes:
- the purH gene encoding bifunctional phosphoribosylaminoimidazolecarboxamide formyltransferase/IMP cyclohydrolase gives rise to the protein MSDLKLAKSALISVFSKEGLAPIAQKLDELGVTIYSTGGTEKFIKDLGINVIPVEDVTSYPSILGGRVKTLHPKVFGGILNRQDHDGDVEEMAQFEIPQIDIVIVDLYPFEKTVASGASEEDIIEKIDIGGISLIRAAAKNFKDVTCVSSVDDYSEFLDLLNEKNGETNLADRKKFAGKAFKVSSHYDTAIFSFFNSKENVFKQSFLQGKELRYGENPHQKGTFFGDFDEVFEQLHGKELSYNNLLDVDAAVNLMNEFKNDAPTFAILKHNNACGLAQRETLHQAYMDALAGDPVSAFGGVLISNKEIDKPTAEEIHQLFCEVVIAPSFSTEAEEILKGKKNRILLILKDVALPENMVRTCLNGVLVQDRDNKTDALEDLTTATNNKPSSEELNDLIFASKICKHTKSNTIVLAKNKQLLASGTGQTSRVDALRQSIDKANSFNFDLKGAVMASDAFFPFPDCVEIAGNEGISAVIQPGGSIKDQLSVDYCNENNISMVMTGTRHFKH
- a CDS encoding ABC transporter permease; translation: MLIYLRVLKESFYFAINALRNNKLRTFLSLLGVTIGIFSIIAVLAAVDSLERNIKGSLSSLDNSTIILMRFSFGPTDIPRWKTQQFPDVTYDEYQYLKRSMPDMKAASFVMNVPRETLKYGDNTVTSVDLGAITSEYYEIESLQLAEGRFFNESESVSGSPVIVLGDEIATNLFGDLDPLGKEIRLYGRKFSVIGVLKKEGTSLFGNSKDGQVFLPVNITRRIYGDNNKSTFPQIIIKPGEDADSAEFMAILTQKLRTYRGLKPDEISNFFVNQLKGLTDFIDNITGQMNFIGLIISGFSLLVGGFGIANIMFVSVKERTNLIGIQKSLGAKNRFILSQFLFEAVILAVIGGLIGLFLVWIISIVASQFTGEFEFVLSPWNMFLGTIVSAVIGLVSGIIPAISASKLDPVEAIRTGM